aagaGGAACATGTAAATTCTGctcggctagacactttttgaggttcgaaacgtggaaagtcggATGGACGTTGCtgagttcttccggtaattcgagtctgtaggccactttgccaatacTCTAGTTTAAATGGCACAAAAGAATATATTTAATCAAATCATTAGGCGTTAAGTATAACATATAAAACTTAAATCCTTAATAACTAAATTTTGTAGTTTTAATCACTCTGCCctgcttgcggtatgcgcatataatgtagatatgtgtgggccatcgggggccaaaagtgaaagtgcactaattttaacgtaattttactaatttcatgaaaataacgttaaaagctgaggacggttatcatgcatcatgtggtggcgtttaTAGCTGAAAGGCAAAATgttacatgcactaatcggtctttgtcccgattgctgagtgttatgtggcTTATGTCCAAGTTTTGATGCAATACTACTATCGATCTGGGgctctcactggaagcagcctctctattcctacggggtagaggtaaggctgtctacatcttaccctcctcagactcTACCGTCACGGCAGATAACAGCGGTATCTGTGTTTATtaattggcagcggaaatttcatcaggaccgggTGTCAGGAAAAATTTatcagagtttcaaaacaccgaattattttatttcataactgTGGGATAAACCCGATATTTACAATAAGGAATTTCACTGGGGAAatcctttatttaaaaaaaacacgtTTTATTTCTGGTTTACCGAGCCACTTATTTAAGCTGAAGTGCTTCGCGACACTTTTCCTttcttcacagtaaatcacctgaaacatgtttttaaaaatatttgGTCCGCAAAAAAATACTGGCCAGTGCATTCAATTTGtacaaaagacacattgttataatttacagtattaagtgTTTTTACATATGCTTATACCTTAATTATCTGGCCTAGTGGTCACTCGACCGGATTTGTGACTGTGGTCACTatttgggtccgttcacccaaaagTGACGCTTGACAAGAATTGTATACAAACCCCACGTACTGGCAGTAATTTAagattacaaaaacttaatcactgtaagtataactagAAAAGCATTTAGGGGTTTTGCAaaacaatttgataaaaagagaatgactcactgtAACAACCCGACGTTTCAGATCGTTACCTGTTTGTTTTCGCTTCATCTTGTAACCAACTTGAATCCCGGGATTCGATATAAACAATggattatttaaactaaatacttTTTAATCACACCACACCACTATACGCTTAAACACTTTATATTCGCAACGCTTACGCAACACGAATTACAGAGAATTTTGCTATTTAAAGtgtcgtgtttgtttgtttggttatcaTTCGCCCCGCCTACGCTTATCACGACTAGCACGCTCTACAATCACAAACGTTGTTATCAGTAGTAGTAATGTTATGTGTGTTCTTATGTGCCTTACTTATGTGTGTTTATTATGTGTATTGTTACTCGTGAACGCCATTGCAACGCAAACTCAACGCTACTCGCACAACTCGATTTATTACTCTAAAACGCAACGCAACTCAAAACTTAGTGCTATACTAAAATACTTAAGGTACCAATACTATCTAACGCAACAAAACGCATTAAACGAACATCCAACACGCGGAACGAGGAAAGGGTTGCACAAAACAGCACCTTTGTTTGAAGCTAGACAGCTTCATACGAAGGCAGCCTGTTCGAACCAAGGCCCTTGTGCGAACCCACtcactctataaatacccaagcccCTCCTCATTCATTCTCACTTGCTGATTTTGATCTGAAACTCTGCCGAATTGCTGTCCGATCATTTTCAAGTAAGATTTAACTATTTTCTTCAATTATACAATGTTTTCCACTTCAATTTTCATTAGAATCACTTCGTTTTTATCTAAAATTGTATGTTTTCACATAAAAACAATCAACTTTTCACTTAACTTCTTCTTTTCTTCATAAATTCCTGCTTTACGTAAGAACCTTTCGACTTTTTCATTTAAACTTCTTCTTTCACCTCTAATCTACACTTAACCGGGTGTATTGGGACTAGCTACGGCTTCCCAAGTTAGAAATAAGTAGATTTCACACTCATCAAGTGTTGAATCTGGTTGAAAACCCTTTGAAACCATTTAAAACTTGACTTTTACACCCTCAACGGACTTAAAACGACAAGTATCTCGTTCACTGAACAGCGGAACGCTGTAATGTCGAAACCAACTCGAATTGGACTCGGAAATACATCTAATTCAGGCGAAAACACAGCACCGAATGCCAAAAACAACCACGTTTGGGAACTTGATTATTCTGTGTGAAGCCAGCTTCATACGAAGGCaatgccttcgtacgaaggctcTGGTTTTACACAACATAACCCAATTTCCAATTGTGACACAATCAAAGACCTCTCCGACTCTAAGCTCAATCAATAGCTTAAGGTTGGagggatgaacactcgatttTCCGAAGACGACACGAAGACACTTGATTTTGGACAACGCAAGCAGCACGAGTACGAAGACCCACCTTCATATGAAGGCAACAACTTCGTACGAAGCTTCTGTTCTCCCACTGACACTTCGATTTCTGACCATTTCAACACTTTGGAGGACTTATGCTTCTGTTCCCGTACGCAGGCTGACccggcgctcccttcaatccactgAGGATCGTGTTTCTTGACTAGTACACGttctgtgagtatacttgaacccattttcgtttaactcacttttgggtgttacatacgttctctatcaaaacataACACACGACGCAAACACTTTATAAACCCTAACCGTTCCCACATGCTATACGTGATTTGTTGAATTCTTGTtactatgcttatacagtgttacactagatcgcctctagcaacgatagtactatagtttggtcTCAGCACCTGTGtgacaggggttgctagggatcacattactttacttcacgtgttcgtttcagtgaacatgtgtcgcgcatactctacatcGCAGTCTCGTGGTTAGGTGGTATCATTGTTGATAGTTACATGCTTTGCCcattacgtgttacatgctggttatgcgaaAACGCTTTTATACTATtatctatgcaaacttgtgtgctcacctttactttatgtattgacctttattttaacgtatgtgacaggttttGTGGCAACCCTCATAatttcatgtatccgtacgattcatttatgttaattaaagtgcttggtGACTATGTTGAATGACTTAACTGTTTCCtgattactgtgtcatacttacatgtgtttGTTAACGTACTAGACTTGTGCAGAaaacttgactaaatggtcctgaatattttccaaagtgttaggaattaattatgttacaaaaatatacctATAAGACAccttacggaacaattaaacaaattaacgaaacagtatccgaccgaacaaccggacattacggGGGACACCAAAAATTTGtcagaaacattattttattatttttaactaatTATGGTCCCAAAAATCCCAACACACTATATAAATATGTCATACACTTACTACTTTAGAAAATACCCTAAACCTTCTAAGTAATCACCTACTTATAATAAAAActtacaattaaccccccccctTCATATTTTCGGCTCACATAAGGGTCCCACCATAATCATCACTAAATCCCTAATAAATATTCCCTTTTCATTTGATTGGACCTCCTTATTTGATGCTCTTGCCAAGAAATCACCATCATTACATGTAGGTTGGGCTAGAGATCACCATATCATCAAATCACACACTCTCTCTACAAATTCACTTCATCTTctccactctctctctccctcttggctGCACATaatcgccaccaccaccatcacatcaACACTCACTCATTTGATCCATTATCAAGTCCAAAACAAGTGCTAGAAGAAGTCTTGTGAAGCTTGGAGCTTGGGGCCTTGAAGAAACATCACCCCTTGCATTCTCACgccattttcatcatcatttcttgttcacaagttcatccctagcccttgtgctagttgtaagtcttcGATTTAACTCTTGGTCACTCCTACGTTGATTATCCGAAAGATTGTAGTTGATGTGTAAAACAAGAACATAAAaagaacatgaacataaacttaCATAAAATCTGGTTGGATTAAGTTGGTATAAGCATGCATGTTGTTTGATCATAAATTTATTGATAAACCCGTTGTTAGGACACTtgttgatgcgtttttagtaacatttacactataaaaagcatgctgattagcattttcagccaacttcaactgGCTGTAACTGGATCAttataaatcgaaaaactgattttctaaaGCCTAATTATGCATTTTCGAAAAACGGGTCAagtggcactggaatcgtaattttttgaggtcgtttactatttttaaaggtctgtttttggacagcagctcaagctgtgtttttgctgcagaaaaagtgtgttgtattcggagtcataacttcaAAACTGAGTAGAAAAagctcatggaatttttactgtagatggtcactgttgtcgcggtgatcctccaactggaatttcatcaatcggacttacgattaatttttagtgaattattccgtagactgcaatcagaaagtgacaaatctgattgcattccggtaaatgatttttttataaaatattggtaatgaattggatcccgagatttttatacaataatatttggatcgtctagcaccttctgtaaaaagttgggaatttttggaatagggtaaccattttattaaaactcccgaaaacagcccagttttgaatataaaagctgaaacgacataagtggtgatgcgtgtctaaatgtcgggtaggtCACCTGAGaataatctaacatgttatatgtcaataaaggtgttatgtgcaatgtcgtatgtttgcttatgaacgggaatagatgggaattttatatgggcataaaccgttaaagtgatgcatgttatgtggtagatgcgtgtaggaattttgtgtttatttgaagtcactaataaactaagtggtaatcatactaggacttgattgaccgaccttgactattagctatatttgagaatctaaccgatactttctaaggcatgggattcccggtggttgggaatgggttaaagaaattaaaacggaatctacatgtcctccttgggtaggatatgtacggccatcctccatgggtaggatgccaatattaatcctgcgtattctccttgggtagaactacgtacgttcgtcctccttgggtaggacaacaaccttaaaacttactagacaaaactctatcataagtccctcattttatatcgacttaatcgccgaggccaatggcgagcgggtcattagttaatagcgctattaggtttaacaaacctcacaccgtgccagtcggacgggcgtgtactaatggactatggcaaaaccgtcagtgatgatagacactgatgtagggcacaacttatttgcgttagtagtcgatatggtacggtctagtggttcacatggggaagcccccactgatcatggatatggtttgggtaataaagaatgaactggttaatcatactttcaactacggggtaacccccacggcaattacgccaacgaaagacaaaccacgttttcagaaacaacttaaaactaatcaaccaaccgtgaactcactcaactttgttgttgactcgttgttgcatgccttacaggtcgttaaatgcttggagcttgcacgaggaaggagtcgttgtgggatacggactgttatgttccgtgtttaatatttaaatccttatgaacttattaaacttacgttttggactttaaactaatgaactatggacttatattttgggttttacttttaatgcttccgctgtttaattcaaacttagttaactagctttggtcaccaattgtattgtggttggtttcatttacttaattacgttgttcaatatgattggtggctcgatcttGGTCAcatcacgcctccaagcggtgatactccgcatggtggattttgggggtgtgacaggtttaTTGGATGTTATGCTAGGCTGCAACCAagttaggaagtctagaaactcaccgaataaaaatctgagttggaATGGAATTTGTTTTTGAGACTGAATATCTATAATGACTGTTTATGCTTTATTTGTTTAATAGTATGGGATATTAAACCTTATAAATATTGTCACTTAATAGTttttatggattctcttgaacaatctatttcgctcagtgctacgccccgatgattccgccatcggttggggtgtgacaaattggtatcagagccataactatagggaattaggtcgaGTCGTGTAGagttgacctagtctatagtctaagtacccaaAAAGAGACccttcgtacgaacccagtagggaCTTCGTACGAACCTACATGATGACTATGCTCTCGTTCGAACCTGCAACATTTCACCTTCGTACGAATCCACACTATATAGCTTCATACGAAGGTACCTTTCCTAAGGTCAAAACACACTTTGCTTTCccaaggctaacacaatacacacatttTTGAAAAACGCTCGCATAACACAACCGAGTGATTGGgttgagattaggtgtgaaaaccaagaactctcgataggatcactCACTCTACGCGTATTTCTACTCTCAGCACGAGAACTTCcgttgagttaggagtgatatccacatCTCAACGGGAATCTCCCTTTCAATCTTGTGGATGTTTAACCATAGTTAGGAGCAAaattgttaagttaggggtgaaacctgcATCTTAACGACTTGTTCCACTCCCTACTTTGATTTTCCAAATCCCACCAAAGTCTCGATTGTTCCAACGGTGTGAGTcacgtagtaactggaaggatgagTGTCGTTCGCCGAAATTCGGtgagagcacagtctattaggccaatGCGTGTACTCGAACTTGTTgggaatagtcgaatcactttgggtagtcgatgtctaacacCCAGGACACTCCATTAATTTTTCTAGCCTGGAATCACCGATTTTTATGCGtcatcgattttatgtgtttcgattttggtGACTCTACGCTTTCTGCTCCCCGCTTTACAAAACGCGCAAAACTTGGACAGCTACTgcaatctgttggtgcatatgtctgtcgacttcgtcttgtatcgagtcttgtaactagAATGATAGACCAGGACAGGTAGAACGAGAAAAATAAGAAACAAGGCTAAACTAGCCAGTCCACACGAAGTGGAAAGTCCAGTTCGTGCAAACTggcagttcgtgcgaactggagAGCATGGTTCATGCGAACTGGAGAGCATGGTTCATGCAAACTGGCtgacactatatataggggtcttaAGTctgtcatttgtaacgattctgaTTCCGGAGCTGAGGTGCTGTCGAAGTGTCGAGTGAACTGTAAAAGCTTTCAAATCAATATATTCGACAATTAAAGTGAATCTAAGTGCatatcaagctgaatgaagatcaaatcaatgaattccgcctctgatttggttAAGAACTCTTCTGAACATCTCGTTTAGATCGATTcaatgatcctacaagtggtatcagagctcaggaggaggaaaCGAGAAACAAGGCTAAACTAGCTAGTCCACACGAAGTGGAAAGTCCAGTTCGTGCAAACTggcagttcgtgcgaactggagAGCATGGTTCATGCGAACTGGCtgacactatatataggggtcttaAGTCTGTCATTTGTAATGATTCTGATTCCGGAGCTGAGGTGCTGTCGAAGTGTCGAGTGAACTGTAAAAGCTTTCAAATTAATATATTCGACAATTAAAGTGAATCTAAGTGCatatcaagctgaatgaagatcaaatcaatgaattccgcctctgatttggttAAGAACTCTTCTGAACATCTCGTTTAGATCGATTcaatgatcctacaagtggtatcagagctgaggaggaggagttcttaccatttcagtgTGTTTTCATGGCTAAAAACTgatttcttctcacttctactcatCTTTCTACACTTTTCATCAAATTAACtgagattttacggttaaaatgggctgattttcacatataatacgcgaaacactgttttaatcaatccttgaaagaatcagaacTAAATTCGACCTAAAACCTAATCAAATTTGACAAAAACACATCAGTTCGTTTGAAAATTGAACTAGATCGTGTGGAATAATAATTCAGTTCGCACGAAATGGTCCAagttgtttagttgtttgaaaGGTGTCCAGTTCGCACAGTTTGACCCAGTTCGTTTAAACCAGGTCATGCGAAGTGAGTCATTTCATTTGAGTTTGTGTGTTCAGTTCGTACGAGGAGGTGAGATAGTCCAGGTCGTTTGAAAGATAACCCAGTTCGCACGGAGTGAACCTAGTTCACATGGATTGAACCTTCACTTCGCACGAGGTGAGTTAGAAGTGGTCCAGGTCGTGTCATTGTGAACCAGATCGTTTAGAGTGGGTTTCAGGTCGCTTGAAAGGTTGTCCAGATCATACGGGTTGAACCTGTTCAGTTCGTACGAGGAGGGTTAAGTCCAGATCGCTTGAAATTAGGTCAGGTCGTGTGAAATCTTGTCAGTTCGTACGGATTGAATATCTCCAGATCGTTTGGAAACCCCAGATTGTTTGAAAATCTGTTTTTGTGAACCTTTTAAAACCGTAACATGGAAAACAAAttctacaacgcctttgctactccgATTACTATGGCTCAGAATGTGAACTTAGACAATGAAATAGGCACCATGCAAAAAtcgcctaagctcatgaatatcgaggagTATAACAGTTGGGAGGAACgtttcgaaaattgggttcaagtgAATCATTTGGATGCGTGGGAATGTATTGAACAACGATATGTTAGACCGATTGATGACTACGGAGAGAATGTTGCTATTAAAGATCTAATtgatgatgagaaaaagaaatacaaaagtgaaaagatgatgatcagtataTTGCAACAAGCTATTAAGGAAGACATCTTGATTTTATTGTAACACAACGGAAGTGCACACTCAATATGGAAAGCACTAAAAACAAGGTTTGTTGGAAGTGCAgacatgatcaaaaacaaaaaatcgcttttgaagaaagaatttgatctatttcgtggattgaaaactgaaaacaccaagcagattatggaaagatattgcaatttggtggTTAACATGAAGCGATTGAGCATCAAGAAAGATAGGgaggaatgggttgaaaagttAGCTGATGCTTGGGTCAGTTTCTTGGTCGCCCCCGGATGTAtcgaataacgagatttatgggcctcGTCAAGTAAAAGTGCCTTGGCACCACATGTATTTGGAACCCAAATTCTCCCAAATCGAGTTTTTAATCCTTGGTTACCGTCCTCCAAATCTTTTAACTGCCCTactattctttcctttttcacTTTCTCTTCCTTTATTGCTTCTATTTGAGATTTTCGGATTTGGTCAAGCAATCCTGATGTCACAAGTAGTTGCATCGATCGGACTCGAAAAGGCGTATAATCTGTCTTTCGGCTCAACACGtccgccaccacattagccttcccggggtggtaatgtatatcACAATCGAAGTCCTTGACAGTCTCTAACCACCGcctctgcctcatatttaattccttctgatcgaagaaatactttaagcttttgtggtcggtaaagatagtgcactttaccccatacaaataatgcctccatattttcaagGCGAACACCACTGCCGCTAACTCAAGGTCATGCGTAGGATATTTCTTTTCATGAGTCTTCAGCTGCcttgaggcataggctataaccttgcctcgttgcatcaaaacgcaGCCAAGCCCCGAATGCGAGGCATCCGAGTAAACTACCATATCATCCGTTCCATCCGGTAACGACAATACCGGTGCTTGGGTCAGTTTTTCCTTAAGCGTTTGAAACGCCCTTTCTTGATCCttgccccaaataaacttttcttccTTGCGGGTTAGTTTGGTTAATGGCatagcaattttggagaaatcttgtatgaatctccggtaataacccgcaagccccaaaaagcttctgatttccgaaggattctttggtggaTTCCATTTTGCCACGGCTTCTATTTTCGACGGGTCTACTAACACCCCGTTTGCATTAATGACGTGCCtgagaaattgcacctctcgtaaccagaaggcacattttgaaaactttgcatacaatttttcttttctgagCGTCTCCAATACTTCACGCAAATGTCTTGTGTGTTCCGCTTCATCCTttgagtatattaaaatgtcgtcaataaacactattaccgacttatctagcatagacttgcaaacccggttcatgagatccatgaaagctGTGGGTgcatttgttaacccaaaggacattacaaggaactcgtagtgtccgtaccACATACGGAAAACCGTcttcggtatatcttcctccctgactctcaactgatggtaccccaatctaaggtcgatcttggagaaccaacttgcgccttgcaattggtcaaataagtcatcaattcttgggagtggatatcgatttttcaccgtgagtttgttcaactcccggtaatcgatgcacatacgcatactcccatcctttttcttcacaaacagcactggtgcgccccacggagacacacttgGGCGAATAAACCCTTTGTCGAGTAGATCTTGAATTTGAGACATTAATTCTTGCAATTCTGAGGGTGCGAGCCGAtacggcgccttggccacgggtttcgcgcccggaatcaattcgattccgaactctacctcccatTCTGGCGGTATTCTCGGTAGGTCTTCCGGAAATACGTCGGCATACTCGCGTACCACCGGTACGTCTTCAATCTTTAGTAATCCTTTGTCTGGTTCGtttgcgtatatcatgaatgccCTACAACCGTGCCTCATGAGCTTGTGAGCTTTTAGCATTGAGCACATAACAGGTTTACCCTCTTTCTCGCCATGTATGGTAACCGATTTCCCACTTGGAGATGTTAATTTTATCTCCTTGCGGAAATATACGACTTTCTCATGGtgtcgggatagccaatccatcccgaccactacttggaattctcccatggACATAGGAATCAAGTCTATTGGATATTCCTCATCGTCTATGCTTATCTTGCAATCTCGACATATATCACACACAAGGAAATTTTTGTTATCACCTATTTCTACCTCTAATGGCATAGGTAATTTCATTAGTACAAAGGAAGGatgccgaataaatccatgtgaaacaaaggatttattcgcacccgtatcaaataacacatgtgcaggaattgaatttatggcaaatatacctgagaccacaccGGGCTCTGTTTTCGCCTCCACTGCTGTTAACTGGAAAGATCTTGCTTTTGCTTTTGGTGCCTCTGTGTGCGTACTCTTGTCATCCTTCTTTCCGACCAACTCCGGGCACTCAGATTTCTTTTGACCCGGCTGATAACATTTGTAGCACACCGACACTTTCCCCGGGCACAACGCAGCCGTGTGCCCGGCCTTCCCACATATAGGACACGGCTTGTCCTTAAACCGGCACTCACCCTTGTGCCCTTTCCCGCATACTTTACAACTTGGCGTACTGCTCTTTCCTTCTTGCTTCTTCGATGAGTCAGTCGTGCGTGCCTTTTTCGTAGGGCTTGGATTAACCTCTTGCGCCCTTCTTTCACCCCTTTCAATTTGTTTCTTTAGCTCTATTTCTC
This genomic stretch from Helianthus annuus cultivar XRQ/B chromosome 8, HanXRQr2.0-SUNRISE, whole genome shotgun sequence harbors:
- the LOC110869881 gene encoding uncharacterized protein LOC110869881, with the protein product MTDMGNDEAVPRVTEQMREVIAEEVGKAIENSLSGFIDKIQNTVLSVVDGRIKKLEDDANVAKEKSVERKGCSYKEFMACKPPLYHGEVDPIVCQRWLSDIEGVFERTHCDTSDFIAYGTGQLRGQAKDWWDNKKKEIGSEVAKAMTWEEFKVPFLKPHSPKAVINRIKEEFIQLRQKGKSIDKITGIFLNQLRFCDALVTSEEQKAEIELKKQIERGERRAQEVNPSPTKKARTTDSSKKQEGKSSTPSCKVCGKGHKGECRFKDKPCPICGKAGHTAALCPGKVSVCYKCYQPGQKKSECPELVGKKDDKSTHTEAPKAKARSFQLTAVEAKTEPGVVSEVEIGDNKNFLVCDICRDCKISIDDEEYPIDLIPMSMGEFQVVVGMDWLSRHHEKVVYFRKEIKLTSPSGKSVTIHGEKEGKPVMCSMLKAHKLMRHGCRAFMIYANEPDKGLLKIEDVPVVREYADVFPEDLPRIPPEWECFPY